A window of Longibacter salinarum contains these coding sequences:
- a CDS encoding protein phosphatase 2C domain-containing protein: MAADSNSIEQEDVRGDPGSPVADSVAVTLPKAGHDEDENEDAFVVRDETFPVRAAVADGATEAVYSGVWADLLTRQIAALDDWSGTGWDDAVHAARSEWQTVVDAEPVDVPWYVAEKREQGAFATVLGLVIRGDGTFEARWVGDCVLIQQSKGSKQSWPVDDPEAFTHRPALLSSRSEAGTITAQTTEGTWDQEDVFLLATDAVAAWLLRETPELAHDADALREQLRTARQEGHLRNDDCTIIRITMAAG; the protein is encoded by the coding sequence ATGGCAGCCGACTCCAATTCGATCGAACAAGAAGATGTGCGGGGTGACCCCGGGTCGCCTGTGGCAGATTCTGTTGCGGTCACGCTTCCGAAAGCCGGTCATGACGAGGACGAAAACGAAGACGCCTTCGTTGTCCGGGATGAGACTTTTCCGGTTCGGGCTGCCGTCGCGGATGGTGCAACCGAAGCCGTGTACTCAGGCGTCTGGGCAGACCTGCTTACGCGGCAGATCGCAGCACTGGACGACTGGTCGGGTACGGGCTGGGACGACGCCGTTCATGCCGCTCGGTCCGAGTGGCAGACGGTCGTCGACGCGGAACCGGTTGACGTTCCATGGTATGTCGCAGAGAAGCGGGAGCAGGGAGCCTTCGCGACGGTGCTCGGCCTGGTGATTCGGGGCGACGGAACGTTCGAGGCGCGATGGGTCGGGGACTGCGTCCTCATTCAGCAGTCGAAGGGGAGCAAGCAATCCTGGCCCGTTGACGATCCAGAGGCGTTTACGCATCGGCCCGCACTACTTTCTAGTCGTTCCGAGGCGGGGACGATTACCGCGCAGACGACCGAGGGGACGTGGGATCAGGAAGATGTCTTTCTTCTCGCGACGGACGCCGTCGCGGCCTGGCTCCTTCGCGAGACACCCGAGTTAGCCCACGACGCGGATGCTCTCCGCGAGCAGCTCCGCACGGCCCGGCAGGAAGGACATCTACGCAATGATGACTGCACCATCATCCGCATCACAATGGCGGCCGGTTGA
- a CDS encoding tetratricopeptide repeat protein, producing MMSNRLPTRFGLSLTLATLVLLFVSLVPMSAAAQTPDPDEIDASPELKPNLVEADSLRRAGAFREAFGLLTSLKQEHPSNAEVLYRLALTRVDMGEIADSGQRRQSMYKSALEDAKAAVEADTALAFAHLSRAIAEGRVALTAGTKEKIQRSRAVKRHADQAIELDPDMASAYHVRARWNREVADLGFFSRAIVKTVYGGLPEASFEQSVRDFKTAIQKEDKIVHHIELARTYMKMDREDAAKEELQTVLAMENEDPDDPQHKKEAEELLNDLS from the coding sequence ATGATGTCTAACCGACTGCCGACCCGTTTCGGGTTGTCTCTCACGCTCGCAACTCTTGTGCTTCTCTTCGTGTCGCTCGTCCCGATGTCAGCGGCGGCACAGACGCCGGATCCAGACGAGATCGACGCGTCACCGGAACTGAAGCCGAACCTAGTTGAAGCGGACAGCCTTCGTCGTGCTGGAGCATTCCGCGAGGCGTTCGGTCTACTTACGTCCTTAAAGCAAGAACATCCGTCCAATGCCGAAGTCCTGTATCGGCTTGCACTGACCCGCGTGGACATGGGGGAAATCGCGGACTCCGGTCAGAGGCGGCAGTCGATGTACAAGTCGGCGCTCGAAGACGCGAAAGCAGCCGTCGAAGCAGATACGGCGCTCGCGTTTGCACACCTCTCTAGAGCTATCGCCGAGGGCCGCGTTGCCCTCACCGCAGGGACCAAAGAGAAGATTCAGCGCTCCCGTGCCGTCAAGCGTCATGCCGACCAGGCGATTGAGCTCGACCCTGATATGGCTTCCGCGTACCACGTCCGGGCTCGCTGGAACCGGGAAGTGGCGGACCTTGGCTTCTTCTCTCGTGCCATTGTCAAAACGGTCTATGGCGGACTCCCCGAAGCCTCGTTCGAGCAGTCCGTGCGTGACTTCAAGACGGCGATTCAGAAGGAAGACAAGATCGTTCACCATATCGAACTTGCCCGAACGTACATGAAGATGGACCGCGAGGATGCGGCCAAAGAGGAGCTTCAGACGGTCCTCGCCATGGAGAATGAAGATCCCGACGACCCGCAGCACAAGAAGGAAGCGGAAGAGCTTCTGAATGATCTGAGTTAA
- a CDS encoding vWA domain-containing protein produces the protein MPYSAEISRQQPTAFLFLLDQSASMQDTFGGAKAKGDAAPSKARVLADTVNRLLQNLVLRCAKEEGVRDYFDVGIIGYGERVQHLITPADEHNTGTGLIPISHLAERPRRMEERVKTVTDSNGGEKERRVKSPVWFDPHAKNGTPMCQALDLAAQSVRSWIDDHSSSFPPVVINVTDGEATDGDPLRYAQQLRSFATDDGEVLLFNVHLSESEEPALMLPSDRSELPHDDEYAETLFQMSSTLPFSMRAAAEQEGLHVDLDTRGFIFNADPVSLVTFLEIGTRPSTLR, from the coding sequence ATGCCGTACTCCGCCGAGATCAGTCGACAACAGCCGACGGCGTTTTTATTTCTGTTGGATCAGTCGGCGTCGATGCAGGACACGTTCGGTGGGGCGAAAGCGAAAGGCGATGCTGCACCAAGCAAGGCACGCGTACTGGCCGATACGGTGAACCGTCTGCTCCAGAATCTCGTCCTTCGGTGCGCGAAGGAAGAAGGAGTTCGTGACTACTTCGACGTCGGCATCATTGGCTACGGAGAGCGGGTGCAACATTTGATTACCCCGGCGGATGAGCACAATACCGGGACGGGTCTGATTCCGATCAGTCACCTCGCTGAGCGGCCGCGTCGCATGGAGGAGCGAGTCAAAACCGTTACGGACAGCAACGGGGGCGAGAAAGAGCGCCGCGTGAAGTCGCCGGTCTGGTTCGATCCGCATGCGAAGAACGGCACCCCGATGTGCCAGGCGCTCGACCTTGCCGCGCAGTCGGTGCGGTCGTGGATCGACGACCATTCGTCCAGCTTCCCGCCTGTCGTGATAAACGTGACGGACGGCGAGGCGACCGACGGAGATCCGCTTCGATATGCGCAGCAGCTCCGTTCGTTTGCCACGGACGACGGAGAGGTTTTACTCTTCAACGTGCATTTGTCGGAGTCCGAGGAGCCGGCGTTGATGCTGCCGTCGGATCGTAGCGAGCTGCCGCATGACGATGAATACGCGGAGACCCTCTTTCAGATGTCGAGCACGCTACCGTTTTCGATGCGCGCAGCCGCCGAACAGGAGGGCTTGCACGTCGACCTCGACACACGCGGCTTTATCTTCAACGCCGATCCAGTTTCGCTCGTAACGTTCCTCGAAATCGGTACGCGACCAAGCACGCTCCGCTAA
- a CDS encoding DUF1028 domain-containing protein: protein MIDFRHPIRSLPLSLVGLAVLVASFAPAGYGQTSSPFVESDTGYAYGQTDVPRRPVATYSIVARDSVTGQMGVAVQSHWFSVGSVVPWARAGVGAVATQSFVDPRYGPLGLELMHHGRTAEEALNALVSTDAARAVRQVAMVDAEGRVAAHTGENAIQAAGHQTGNGYSVQANLMESDKVWGAMAKAYETSEGDLAARLVAALEAAQDEGGDIRGKQSAALLIVGPESTGQPWNDRIFDLRVEDHPEPVQELKRLVRLQRAYQKLNEGDGHVTEGNIESAMESYRTAMGLVPDSATNGEAPFWVGITLASEGRVDEAIPFLRRAFAQDERWAELVERLPAAGLLPSEDLAKTLKKRMKADVEPESTE, encoded by the coding sequence ATGATCGATTTTCGCCACCCAATCCGCTCCCTTCCCTTATCGCTGGTCGGCCTAGCGGTACTCGTTGCTTCGTTTGCACCCGCTGGCTACGGTCAGACCTCGAGTCCGTTTGTGGAGAGTGATACTGGATATGCGTACGGACAAACGGATGTGCCGCGTCGCCCGGTTGCCACGTACAGCATCGTCGCGCGCGACTCCGTAACCGGCCAGATGGGTGTCGCTGTGCAATCGCACTGGTTCAGCGTGGGATCCGTTGTTCCGTGGGCGCGCGCCGGCGTCGGAGCTGTCGCGACGCAGTCGTTCGTTGATCCTCGGTATGGCCCGCTGGGTCTCGAACTCATGCACCATGGGCGAACCGCTGAAGAAGCCCTAAACGCGCTGGTGTCGACGGACGCCGCCCGCGCGGTCCGCCAGGTCGCAATGGTCGATGCGGAGGGGCGGGTGGCGGCTCACACGGGCGAAAATGCCATCCAGGCCGCCGGTCATCAAACCGGAAACGGCTATTCCGTGCAGGCGAATTTGATGGAGAGCGATAAGGTTTGGGGCGCGATGGCGAAGGCGTACGAGACGAGCGAAGGTGATCTTGCCGCTCGACTTGTCGCTGCACTTGAGGCGGCACAGGACGAGGGAGGAGACATCCGTGGGAAGCAGTCGGCGGCGTTATTGATTGTGGGCCCGGAGTCGACCGGCCAGCCGTGGAATGATCGGATCTTTGATCTCCGGGTCGAGGACCATCCGGAGCCCGTTCAAGAGTTGAAGCGGTTGGTGCGACTTCAGCGCGCCTACCAGAAGCTGAATGAAGGGGACGGGCACGTGACGGAAGGCAACATCGAGTCCGCAATGGAGAGCTACCGGACCGCGATGGGGCTCGTACCGGATTCGGCAACGAACGGCGAGGCCCCGTTCTGGGTCGGAATCACACTCGCGTCCGAAGGTCGGGTCGACGAAGCGATCCCGTTCCTCCGGCGTGCATTCGCGCAGGATGAGCGGTGGGCAGAACTCGTCGAGCGCCTGCCGGCGGCGGGACTGTTGCCCAGCGAGGATCTGGCGAAGACGCTGAAGAAACGGATGAAAGCAGACGTCGAACCTGAATCGACGGAGTAA
- a CDS encoding co-chaperone GroES, whose product MSELIVIGDRVLIQPQDGEQKTKSGLLLPAGAAEQENVRSGRVVKTGPGYLTQNPEYSESDSWRPSDTPVRYLPLQAEPGDYAYFVRSEAIELKYDDTDYLIIPHSAILAIVRDDATSEEKSDTTLEDIEDLWEDEE is encoded by the coding sequence ATGTCTGAACTGATCGTCATCGGTGATCGCGTCCTGATTCAGCCGCAGGACGGCGAGCAAAAGACGAAATCCGGCCTCCTCCTCCCCGCGGGTGCCGCAGAACAGGAAAACGTTCGGTCGGGTCGAGTTGTCAAAACCGGGCCGGGTTACCTCACGCAAAATCCGGAGTACTCTGAAAGCGACTCGTGGCGCCCGTCGGACACGCCGGTCCGCTACCTGCCACTACAGGCCGAGCCGGGCGATTACGCTTATTTCGTGCGATCGGAGGCGATCGAGTTGAAGTATGACGACACCGATTACCTCATCATCCCTCACTCTGCCATTCTCGCCATTGTGCGAGACGACGCCACCTCCGAGGAGAAGTCTGACACAACCCTCGAGGATATCGAGGACCTCTGGGAAGACGAGGAATAG
- a CDS encoding sensor histidine kinase, with protein sequence MREATKSTVLSDNSSSTSSVPSDSSSNAERIVVWAPVGRTAGLIRQALEHAGMAIAICENADAFCDLVRDGAGAALLTEEVFTTNRENATCIAEFLDSQPPWSDLPVKVFVSNEHGSAQLSDRLRQVNPQRGVTMLDRPIRPAVLVSIMEAALRNRRRQYKLRDALQALHETNETLDDRVQKQTADLRRLAGRLTRAEQAERRRISQLLHDDLQQLLYGVNLKLSAVNSQMEEWSMSKVHEHLEEARTWVEDAFALTRKLTSDLSPPVLEGDDFGSAVQWLRIHMKNLHDLEVTVESVGQHRIEDEDLRELVFQIVRELLFNVKKHSNTTEATVRLTEEPGYLVVHVIDDGGGFDVEIEAQKTKQEGGFGLFSAAERLDLMGGGMEIDSTPGKGTHVTIHTSA encoded by the coding sequence ATGAGAGAAGCAACAAAGAGCACCGTATTGAGCGACAACTCCTCGTCCACATCGTCGGTGCCATCCGACAGCAGTTCGAACGCAGAACGCATTGTGGTGTGGGCCCCTGTTGGTCGTACAGCCGGACTCATCCGTCAGGCGCTCGAACACGCCGGGATGGCGATCGCAATCTGCGAGAACGCCGATGCATTCTGTGACCTCGTCCGAGATGGCGCGGGGGCTGCCCTTCTCACAGAAGAAGTGTTCACCACGAATCGAGAGAACGCGACCTGCATTGCGGAATTTTTGGATTCCCAACCTCCCTGGTCTGACCTACCGGTCAAGGTGTTTGTGAGCAACGAGCACGGGAGCGCTCAGCTTTCGGATCGGCTGAGACAGGTCAATCCTCAACGTGGCGTCACCATGCTGGACCGCCCCATTCGTCCAGCTGTTCTCGTATCGATCATGGAAGCCGCGCTACGAAACCGGCGACGCCAGTATAAGCTTCGTGATGCCCTTCAGGCCCTTCACGAGACGAATGAAACGCTAGATGATCGCGTGCAGAAGCAGACCGCGGACCTGCGCCGACTCGCCGGCCGGCTGACGCGCGCCGAGCAGGCCGAGCGGCGTCGGATTAGCCAGCTCCTTCACGATGATCTTCAGCAACTTCTCTACGGCGTCAATCTGAAGCTGAGTGCCGTGAACAGTCAGATGGAGGAATGGTCGATGTCGAAGGTCCACGAACATCTGGAGGAAGCTCGCACCTGGGTCGAGGATGCGTTCGCGCTGACCCGCAAGTTAACGTCCGACCTCAGCCCTCCGGTTCTGGAAGGGGACGATTTCGGGTCGGCTGTGCAGTGGCTTCGTATTCATATGAAGAACCTTCACGACCTCGAGGTCACAGTCGAATCCGTTGGTCAGCACCGGATAGAAGACGAAGATCTTCGTGAACTGGTATTCCAAATCGTGCGGGAGCTGCTTTTCAATGTGAAAAAGCATTCGAACACAACGGAGGCCACGGTCCGATTGACGGAGGAGCCCGGTTATCTGGTCGTGCACGTGATCGACGATGGAGGCGGGTTTGACGTAGAGATTGAAGCTCAGAAGACCAAGCAAGAAGGCGGCTTCGGACTCTTCAGTGCAGCCGAACGCCTCGACCTCATGGGAGGCGGCATGGAAATCGACTCTACGCCGGGGAAAGGCACCCACGTCACGATACACACATCTGCATAG
- a CDS encoding FAD-dependent oxidoreductase, whose translation MASISVLGGGVNGVTTGLLLRLFGHDVTLYTRRRADHAHGTHDPVMASLYPAASVIPHAVTVDDPAKHLADAQAMFDVLRSTGGFGVRKQLHFEAYESPEADPPYAAALDGFRRLRHSNLQPPRRRGADDVYGWHFDLYFAEAPVYFDALFAAFEQLGGRIEHREITRSTLHELPGDAFVNALGGEAPNIFPDPAPAQYLLGILIFAASPGLPRHTGTGRRVSYNYTPASDVYAAADGSPAGVYAYPRRDVWVLGGTKQPGHIAADGTWNGEPMDGELVELPLAGVPDQTVGVPRPIIDLNRQLLSDLTGHSLLMSGLEATYGIRYARDLDGAGVRFCLDNTPDGRPVAHNTGHGGAGVTLSWSSALRVLRILQDAGITTSPLSSHPELPHLFQRLRDTALHLLRRSGVNDEAQTSASGSS comes from the coding sequence ATGGCATCGATCTCTGTTCTCGGCGGTGGAGTTAACGGTGTGACAACCGGACTCCTGCTCCGGCTTTTCGGTCATGACGTAACCTTGTACACTCGGCGGCGGGCCGATCACGCACACGGCACGCATGACCCTGTAATGGCCAGCCTCTATCCGGCTGCGTCTGTCATCCCACATGCTGTCACCGTGGACGACCCCGCCAAACACCTCGCAGATGCGCAGGCTATGTTCGACGTGCTCCGCTCGACTGGTGGCTTCGGCGTTCGAAAGCAGCTTCACTTTGAGGCATACGAGTCGCCCGAAGCCGACCCACCCTACGCCGCCGCACTCGACGGCTTCCGTCGACTTCGCCACTCGAACCTCCAGCCTCCCCGGCGACGCGGTGCAGACGACGTGTACGGCTGGCACTTCGACCTCTATTTCGCAGAGGCGCCTGTTTACTTCGACGCCCTGTTCGCCGCCTTCGAACAACTAGGCGGTCGCATCGAGCATCGGGAAATTACACGGTCGACGCTTCACGAACTCCCTGGCGATGCGTTCGTCAATGCACTCGGGGGAGAGGCACCCAACATCTTTCCCGATCCTGCCCCCGCGCAGTACCTCCTTGGCATCCTCATTTTTGCCGCGTCCCCAGGTCTTCCCCGGCATACAGGCACGGGTCGACGCGTTTCCTACAACTACACACCTGCGTCCGACGTGTACGCCGCTGCAGATGGATCGCCCGCCGGTGTGTACGCCTATCCTCGACGCGATGTATGGGTGCTGGGAGGCACCAAGCAACCCGGACACATTGCCGCTGATGGCACATGGAACGGCGAACCCATGGACGGTGAATTGGTCGAGCTCCCGCTAGCGGGCGTGCCCGACCAGACCGTTGGCGTTCCGCGTCCAATTATCGACCTGAACCGACAACTTCTGTCCGACCTGACGGGTCACTCGCTCCTGATGTCGGGGCTCGAAGCAACCTACGGAATTCGCTACGCACGCGACCTCGACGGCGCCGGCGTCCGATTCTGCCTCGACAATACGCCGGATGGACGTCCGGTCGCGCACAACACCGGGCATGGAGGCGCAGGCGTCACCCTCTCGTGGAGCTCGGCGCTACGCGTGCTGCGCATTCTGCAGGACGCCGGCATCACGACGTCACCGCTGTCGTCGCACCCGGAGCTCCCACACCTCTTCCAGCGTCTTCGCGACACCGCATTGCATCTTCTTCGGAGATCAGGCGTCAATGATGAAGCCCAAACGTCAGCTTCTGGATCGTCATAA
- a CDS encoding PAS domain S-box protein: MSSLPSVLSSRLIAFRGVGLILLLAIASPWVPLPWLAAIGVLMAFAIEWMLKRRESTNRSRPEGIIESAVDHLPGVFFIVGPDLLIQRWNDGFRSVSGYDPASVVGRPVSSFFDASDEELIHDTFSSLLSGGTQRFEATMTTHGGRRIPVRVTGTRVSGADGPVIVATAINVLEQKRTETALERQQNQYRLLAENISDVVTLHDEAGRRLYVSPSIRDLVGRDPDRLFGSLPFEYVHPADVARVRDTFAFAVDGANEVRTEYRIRHEDGHYIWVESIGRTTDNSQGEAALLVVTRDVTIRKRRENDLVESRERLSLQKRRLRLLYDVISQQDRPTDEQLQRVLDLGTDLLGAEVGIVSRIHDDTFVIEASTGDDAYAVGNEYDLEDTYSAFTVREDDVVAIGDTSQSELADAACYERFGLNQFLGAPIHVDGSLYGTLSFASRRSRSRPFTTDDRDFLQALVQWVRAALKSRMQERALADSQRLLEKTEEVANVGGWMYEDQTENFTHTQHLATIFEVDDQYRFHPRDGSDFFGDEAWTRLLRHMHQAYRGGRPFDIAVPAITGEGNRRWLRISCEVERGSNRSGRIWGTVQDITDRREVEDELRVTAQRLAALLTSLHEGVLVEDQNRLVRLVNRPFCDLFNINVDPTDLIGSDARDLALESVQVLKHPDATLNRLSELMDARTTTVGERVELDDGRVLECDYVPIHIDGSRFGHLWKYRDVTMREEREAKLRRAKEAADEARDEARRAERLKSIFLANMSHEIRTPLTSIIGFAEVLEEEVPEPYDHLAGLVGTSGRRLLNTISSVLDLSKLEADRWKLDVDTVDVIGEIQEAMEVYTPRADDSDIELKVEADDDKLFARADCAALQRVLDNLVGNALKFTPEGGCVTLRASHADDHVELVIEDTGPGIGEEMRSHLFEPFVQDPDERSETDTGSGLGLAITRRLVTAMRGAIELDADYDPGARFVIHLPTPATSSNSSPGNDSEEEQLENEHEREKALHD; this comes from the coding sequence ATGTCCTCGCTTCCATCCGTACTCTCCTCTCGCCTAATCGCGTTCCGAGGCGTAGGCCTGATCCTCCTTCTCGCAATCGCCTCGCCCTGGGTTCCTCTCCCCTGGCTTGCCGCGATCGGCGTATTGATGGCATTCGCGATCGAATGGATGCTCAAGCGGCGAGAAAGCACCAATCGAAGTCGGCCGGAAGGCATCATCGAGTCCGCAGTCGATCACCTTCCCGGCGTCTTCTTCATCGTGGGACCGGACCTCTTGATACAGCGATGGAACGACGGATTCCGGAGCGTGTCCGGATATGACCCCGCATCCGTCGTCGGCCGCCCCGTCAGTTCCTTCTTCGACGCCTCGGATGAGGAACTGATACACGACACATTTTCGTCTCTGCTCTCCGGTGGCACGCAACGCTTCGAAGCGACCATGACAACGCACGGGGGGCGACGGATCCCCGTTCGCGTCACCGGAACCCGTGTGTCCGGTGCCGATGGGCCCGTCATCGTCGCCACCGCCATCAACGTGCTGGAGCAGAAGCGAACGGAGACGGCGCTCGAACGTCAGCAAAACCAGTATCGTCTGCTGGCGGAGAACATCTCTGACGTCGTCACGCTCCACGATGAAGCAGGCCGTCGTCTCTACGTCTCTCCGTCCATTCGAGACCTCGTAGGGCGCGACCCGGACCGCCTGTTCGGCTCGTTGCCATTCGAGTACGTGCATCCCGCCGATGTCGCCCGGGTCCGGGACACCTTCGCATTCGCCGTGGACGGGGCGAACGAGGTTCGCACCGAGTACCGCATTCGACACGAGGACGGCCATTACATCTGGGTGGAGTCGATTGGGCGTACGACGGACAACAGTCAGGGCGAAGCCGCTCTGCTCGTCGTCACGCGGGACGTCACCATTCGCAAGCGTCGCGAGAACGATCTCGTTGAAAGCAGAGAACGACTGTCGCTCCAGAAGCGACGCCTGCGACTGTTGTACGACGTTATTTCGCAGCAGGACCGGCCGACAGACGAACAGCTGCAACGCGTGCTCGACCTCGGTACGGACCTTCTCGGAGCGGAGGTTGGGATCGTCAGCCGGATTCATGATGATACCTTTGTCATCGAAGCCTCGACCGGCGACGACGCTTACGCGGTCGGAAATGAGTACGACCTGGAAGACACCTACAGCGCATTCACCGTTCGCGAGGATGACGTGGTGGCCATCGGGGATACGTCGCAGAGCGAGCTTGCTGACGCGGCCTGTTACGAACGGTTCGGCCTGAATCAGTTTCTCGGCGCCCCCATCCACGTAGACGGATCGCTATACGGTACGCTCTCCTTCGCGTCCAGACGGTCGCGCAGCCGACCCTTCACGACGGACGACCGCGACTTTCTCCAGGCCCTCGTCCAGTGGGTTCGAGCGGCGCTGAAAAGTCGCATGCAGGAACGCGCGCTCGCTGACAGCCAGCGACTTCTGGAGAAGACGGAGGAGGTCGCCAATGTGGGTGGCTGGATGTACGAGGATCAGACGGAGAACTTCACCCACACGCAGCACCTCGCGACAATTTTCGAGGTGGACGATCAGTACCGATTCCACCCGCGGGACGGCTCCGACTTTTTCGGGGATGAAGCCTGGACGCGCCTCCTCCGGCATATGCATCAGGCATATCGCGGCGGACGTCCGTTCGATATTGCCGTGCCCGCAATCACGGGCGAAGGGAACCGGCGGTGGCTTCGGATCAGCTGCGAGGTGGAGCGGGGAAGTAACCGATCGGGGCGTATCTGGGGCACCGTCCAGGATATCACGGACCGTCGGGAGGTCGAAGATGAGTTGCGGGTGACGGCCCAACGGCTTGCAGCCCTGCTTACGAGTCTCCACGAGGGCGTCTTGGTCGAGGACCAGAATCGCCTCGTACGTCTCGTCAACCGGCCATTCTGCGACCTCTTCAACATCAATGTCGACCCGACCGACCTGATTGGCTCGGACGCGCGTGATCTCGCCCTGGAATCGGTACAAGTCCTGAAGCATCCCGATGCGACACTGAACCGTCTAAGCGAATTGATGGACGCGCGGACGACGACGGTTGGCGAACGGGTTGAGCTCGACGATGGACGCGTTCTTGAATGCGACTACGTCCCGATTCATATTGACGGCAGCCGGTTTGGCCACCTCTGGAAATACCGGGACGTCACGATGCGCGAGGAGCGCGAGGCCAAACTTCGACGTGCCAAGGAGGCAGCCGACGAAGCGCGCGACGAGGCCCGAAGAGCGGAGCGCCTGAAGTCGATCTTCCTGGCAAATATGAGCCACGAGATCCGAACGCCTCTCACCTCGATCATCGGATTCGCCGAGGTTTTGGAGGAGGAAGTCCCAGAGCCGTACGACCATCTGGCAGGCCTCGTCGGCACCAGCGGACGCCGACTGCTCAACACGATATCGTCTGTGCTTGACCTCTCCAAGCTCGAAGCCGACCGGTGGAAGCTCGACGTCGACACCGTGGATGTCATCGGAGAGATTCAAGAAGCAATGGAGGTGTACACGCCGCGCGCGGACGACTCCGATATTGAACTCAAGGTCGAAGCAGATGACGACAAACTCTTCGCTCGGGCGGACTGTGCGGCCTTACAACGAGTGCTTGACAACCTCGTCGGCAATGCCCTGAAATTCACCCCCGAGGGTGGGTGCGTGACCCTTCGAGCCAGCCACGCGGATGACCACGTCGAGCTTGTGATCGAAGATACGGGCCCGGGTATCGGCGAGGAGATGCGTAGCCATCTATTCGAACCGTTCGTACAGGACCCGGACGAACGGAGCGAAACCGATACGGGCAGCGGCCTGGGCCTTGCTATCACGCGCCGACTTGTAACCGCGATGCGGGGGGCGATCGAACTGGATGCGGATTATGACCCAGGCGCACGCTTCGTCATTCATCTCCCCACGCCGGCCACTTCGAGCAATTCTTCGCCCGGCAACGACAGCGAGGAGGAACAGCTAGAGAATGAGCACGAGCGGGAGAAAGCCCTCCACGACTAA
- the holB gene encoding DNA polymerase III subunit delta', with amino-acid sequence MWDRIIDQERVVETIRRTLKQNRVAHAYLFHGPDGVGKRAVALAMARALECSRNDAVPCEECADCRKTRRMVHPDVHVLFPYPKGTDEDDVAERIQRLGEDPYAAVDYVRRPSLNDPTETSNKQVMYHISRVHEDLLRPMSYRPSEGASKVAIITDVEHMNESAANGFLKLLEEPPPRTIFLLTTSRPEQLLPTIVSRCQRLRFDPLLVESIESALREREGMDEPRAAMLARMADGSYTRALELAESDDLMTSRQLVIDFFRSSYARNVNQLSDQVNEISSQGRERAKSVLQLMLRWIRDLMLYRELNDEAPLVNVDQQEVIENFVRRVPDANLESMIDMVEQAIHLAERNVRLSLVLTTLAHRLGDAMRGQGSDRLYVPMPEAELS; translated from the coding sequence ATGTGGGACCGCATCATTGATCAGGAGCGCGTCGTGGAAACGATTCGACGGACGCTCAAACAGAACCGTGTCGCTCACGCCTACCTGTTCCACGGGCCCGACGGCGTCGGCAAGCGAGCGGTTGCGCTTGCGATGGCCCGCGCGCTCGAATGCAGCCGCAATGATGCGGTCCCGTGCGAAGAGTGCGCGGACTGCCGGAAAACGCGGCGCATGGTGCATCCGGATGTCCACGTGCTGTTTCCGTACCCGAAGGGCACGGACGAGGACGATGTTGCAGAGCGAATCCAGCGGCTCGGTGAGGATCCGTACGCCGCGGTCGATTACGTCCGTCGCCCGTCGCTCAACGACCCGACGGAGACGTCCAACAAACAGGTGATGTACCACATCAGCCGGGTGCATGAGGATCTGCTTCGGCCGATGTCGTACCGCCCATCGGAAGGGGCGTCCAAGGTCGCGATCATCACGGATGTGGAGCACATGAACGAGTCGGCCGCCAACGGCTTCCTGAAGCTGCTGGAAGAGCCGCCGCCGCGGACGATCTTTTTGCTGACGACGAGTCGGCCGGAGCAGCTGCTTCCGACGATCGTTTCGCGCTGCCAGCGACTCCGCTTCGATCCGCTTCTGGTCGAGTCGATCGAATCAGCGCTCCGGGAACGGGAGGGCATGGACGAGCCGCGGGCTGCGATGCTCGCCCGCATGGCCGATGGGTCGTACACGCGTGCTCTCGAGCTGGCCGAGAGCGACGACCTGATGACAAGTCGACAGCTCGTGATCGACTTCTTTCGGTCGTCGTACGCACGGAACGTCAATCAACTGAGCGATCAGGTTAACGAGATCTCGTCTCAGGGCCGGGAGCGAGCCAAATCGGTTCTGCAACTGATGCTACGGTGGATCCGGGATCTGATGCTCTATCGCGAACTCAACGACGAAGCTCCCCTCGTTAATGTGGACCAGCAAGAGGTCATCGAAAACTTTGTCCGTCGCGTCCCGGATGCCAACCTCGAATCGATGATCGACATGGTTGAACAGGCCATTCACCTCGCCGAGCGAAACGTTCGGTTGTCGCTTGTCCTAACGACGCTCGCGCACCGGCTGGGCGATGCGATGCGTGGTCAGGGGAGTGATCGTCTGTACGTGCCCATGCCGGAGGCGGAGCTTTCCTAG